The Firmicutes bacterium CAG:345 genome contains a region encoding:
- a CDS encoding unknown (no significant homology to UniProt): MLEEKKLSNEEKENLQKSAELLSQVVIKNDSNPLGVKIIKDSCYQQLLFAHKTDPEFSDCILKPKTEFYIKQVRLILIKFQLTLKERDSFSVNGIKLSDARSLIANAILNLHKELNLPYAKGDPRISLIPDLLNKTISQGIGIIRMLNLGLYSEAFCSWRTFHESICIIKLLIQGGEKTRQAYLKHIVYSNAFRGGVENDDERNHIFDVMKKEMKENDLKSKDMKKYIEYGWLYSLNTFDKTNPDYKLNFRDGIQRCADLRYYSEWYEAASELSHSSAIFFYSQSQYFTDLTIHGFYDMLNVLDEIINSYYSKNIAAFSENSKNNFNLIEEEFHSMVKLLTKYFNDTYFEGEDPNVND, translated from the coding sequence ATGTTGGAAGAAAAAAAGTTAAGTAATGAAGAAAAAGAAAATCTTCAAAAATCTGCTGAATTACTTTCACAGGTAGTCATAAAGAATGATTCTAATCCTCTTGGAGTAAAAATAATCAAAGATTCCTGCTATCAGCAGCTTCTTTTCGCTCATAAAACTGACCCTGAATTTTCTGATTGTATATTAAAACCAAAAACAGAATTCTATATAAAGCAAGTTCGTTTGATTCTTATTAAATTTCAATTGACATTAAAAGAGAGAGATTCTTTTTCTGTCAACGGAATAAAATTAAGCGATGCTCGCTCTCTTATCGCTAATGCTATATTAAATCTTCATAAAGAACTTAATTTACCTTATGCTAAAGGAGATCCACGTATTTCTTTAATACCAGATCTTTTAAATAAAACAATATCCCAAGGAATAGGTATTATAAGGATGTTGAATCTCGGCCTTTATTCCGAAGCTTTTTGCTCTTGGCGTACTTTTCATGAGTCTATTTGCATTATAAAACTTCTAATTCAAGGCGGAGAGAAAACAAGACAAGCTTATTTAAAACATATTGTCTATTCCAACGCCTTTAGAGGCGGAGTTGAAAATGATGATGAACGAAACCATATTTTCGATGTCATGAAAAAAGAGATGAAAGAAAATGATCTCAAGAGTAAAGACATGAAAAAATATATCGAATATGGTTGGTTATATTCTTTAAACACTTTTGATAAAACTAATCCAGATTATAAATTAAATTTCCGCGATGGCATTCAAAGATGTGCTGATTTAAGATATTATTCCGAATGGTATGAAGCAGCGAGTGAATTATCTCATAGTTCTGCAATATTTTTCTATTCGCAAAGCCAATATTTTACTGATTTAACAATTCATGGATTCTACGATATGCTCAATGTTTTAGATGAAATAATTAATTCTTATTATTCAAAAAATATTGCTGCATTCTCTGAAAATTCTAAAAATAATTTCAACTTGATAGAAGAAGAATTTCACTCTATGGTAAAACTATTGACCAAATATTTCAACGATACCTATTTTGAAGGAGAAGATCCTAATGTCAACGACTAA
- a CDS encoding putative uncharacterized protein (product inferred by homology to UniProt), producing MSTTKKCTLTCTKLDDFGKGICYMDGKTVFVDNLLPGESADVETIFEYGKLNRIRVLKRLNNSPYRVKPLCKYYQNCGGCSLQHLSYEEQLKYKQQKVKDLIKKFAKIEVNVEPTIGLKEPLHFRNKVQVPLALNNKTKKIISGFYQENTHKIIPNDECLIESTISTEIRNLVLKTLNDFKIQPYDRKTNKGTVRHVLIKVSEYYNSVMLCFVTATDDLYGAQNIIKTLLKKEPRIKTVVQNINKRDTNVILGEKTRVLYGTGQIKDRLCGLDFLISAKSFYQTNSKLTETLYNTAINALQLTKEGTVLDAYCGTGTIGLAISKYVKEVVGVEIEHSSILDAEKNKKINNIENISFIEDDCTEYLMNNCEEGKYSAVVMDPPRAGSTKEFIAALEKISPRQIVYISCDPVTLARDLGYFTNYEIKRVIPVDMFPHTFHVETVVLLSRKNG from the coding sequence ATGTCAACGACTAAAAAATGTACTTTAACTTGTACAAAACTAGATGATTTTGGAAAAGGCATTTGCTATATGGATGGTAAAACTGTCTTTGTCGACAATCTTTTACCAGGAGAAAGTGCCGATGTTGAAACCATTTTTGAATATGGAAAATTAAATAGGATCAGAGTTCTAAAAAGATTAAATAATAGCCCCTATAGAGTAAAGCCACTTTGCAAATACTATCAAAATTGTGGAGGATGTTCTCTTCAACATCTTTCCTATGAAGAGCAATTAAAATATAAACAACAAAAAGTTAAAGACCTAATAAAAAAATTTGCCAAAATTGAAGTAAATGTTGAACCGACTATCGGATTAAAAGAACCACTTCATTTTCGCAATAAAGTACAAGTCCCTCTAGCTTTAAATAATAAAACAAAAAAAATAATCTCTGGATTCTATCAAGAAAACACACATAAAATCATTCCAAATGATGAATGTCTTATCGAAAGTACTATATCAACTGAAATAAGAAATTTAGTTTTAAAAACATTGAATGATTTTAAGATTCAACCCTATGATAGAAAAACAAATAAAGGAACTGTCCGTCATGTACTTATAAAAGTATCTGAATATTATAATTCTGTAATGCTTTGCTTTGTTACTGCTACAGATGACCTTTATGGTGCTCAAAATATAATTAAAACATTATTGAAAAAAGAACCACGAATTAAAACAGTTGTTCAAAATATCAACAAAAGAGACACCAATGTTATTCTAGGAGAAAAAACACGAGTTCTTTATGGAACAGGGCAGATAAAAGATCGTCTCTGCGGATTAGATTTTTTAATTTCCGCAAAATCTTTCTACCAAACAAATTCTAAATTAACAGAAACTTTATATAATACAGCGATAAACGCCCTTCAACTTACCAAAGAAGGTACAGTTTTAGATGCCTATTGTGGAACAGGTACAATTGGACTAGCAATTTCTAAATATGTTAAAGAAGTTGTCGGAGTTGAAATCGAGCATTCTTCAATTCTCGATGCTGAAAAAAATAAGAAGATAAACAATATTGAAAATATCAGTTTCATCGAAGATGATTGTACAGAATATTTAATGAATAACTGCGAAGAAGGAAAATATTCCGCTGTAGTTATGGATCCACCAAGAGCTGGATCAACTAAAGAATTTATAGCAGCTTTAGAAAAAATATCTCCAAGACAAATTGTCTATATATCCTGTGACCCTGTAACACTAGCTAGAGATTTAGGGTATTTCACAAATTATGAAATTAAACGTGTTATCCCTGTAGACATGTTTCCTCATACTTTCCATGTTGAGACTGTGGTGTTGCTAAGTCGTAAAAATGGCTGA